The Hordeum vulgare subsp. vulgare chromosome 7H, MorexV3_pseudomolecules_assembly, whole genome shotgun sequence DNA window gtagcgccgattgaagagaagtttgtccaacatcgtctgagatggtttgggcatactGAGCGCAGGCCTCCACAAGCCCCAGTGCACAGCGGACGGCTAACGTGTGTTGATAATGTCAAAAGAGGCcggggtagaccaaacttgacatgggaagagtcTGTAAAGAGAGATTGAAAGGATTGGAgcgtcaccaaagaactagccatggatagGGGTGCGTGGAaacttgctatccatgtgccacaAGCATGAGTTtgtcgcgagatcttatgggtttcacctctagcctaccccaacttgtttgggactaaaggctttgttgttgttgttgttgttgttgttgacgcgtCATCTAGTGAGACTAGTGATATGCTTAACAGCAATACTAATAAAGATGAGTGTCACGTCATCACTAGGATCAACTCTAGAACTGAACCAATATTATCCTATTGTTTAGTTGGGGAAATCTAGGCTTCTCGCTCCGTTGAACAATACTGAAGTTCCAAAAATTAAAACGAGGAAGAATACTATGGTGATCAAGAATGAGGTGTTTGTGGTAATTGCCACATAATAGCTTTTTCTTATGGTCCTTGTAAAGACAAGTAACATGTCACCTTTATGAGGCAGGCGACATAAGCCAAACTGGATGCGTATCATGAGGTATCTGGTTTCATCTAGCGCGCGAATACAAGACATGTACAACACTTTAGTAAATACTGATAACTATAATCAGTTCTCAGAAAATCACACCACTATCATTTCCGTTGCATTCTTGGGCAACATTTAGGCTTCGCTCAAATTTGCATGATGCCAACATTTCAAATGAATGAAGGTTTGACAGCCAACACAATATAGTACTCCTAGTTTTCATGTTTCCAACTTCTGAATGATAAAAAGATGCCGTTTAGCTTCACCAAAATGTAACACTGATTTCAAGATGATTAGCTCAAAACATAAATCTATTGTCAAGTAGAAACATATAAAGATAGCCAGCATTTTACTGCCGTTAAAATGAAAAACCGAGATTGTACCAGGCAAGGAAGACAACCTTCAAGCTATGGTGCTGCCTCCTATGACTCCTTGCTGCTCCGGAAGTCACGCTTGAGCTCGGTGACCCTCTTCATGCACCCCGCCTTTGTCTTCCCAGGCACTGCTGAAGCCACCTTCTCCCACCTCATTGTCGTGTCCTTAGGGAACTCCTTCAGCGCGTTCAGCAGAGCACGGTCCTCGCCGGCACTCCAACTACCGTCCCCTCCTCCAGCATTGCCACCTGTGTCAGCGTCAGCTGTCCCGGCCCTTGGGTCCAGCGGCTTTCGCTTGCGCAGGAACTGCTCGAACGAGCCACCAGCCGCCGTGGCGCCGCCCGACTTTGCTGCGCGGATGACGCTCTCCGGTGTGCGGCGGCCGCCGAACACTGCGGCGATCTTCTCCCAGCGCTGGGGCTCTCCTGCAGGGTGCTTCAGCATCTGCCGCCGGAGAAGCTCCATTTCTTGGTCGGTCCACTCGccaacctcctcctccctctccccggcGTCAGGAACAGCGGTCCCCGCACGCATCGCCTCCTGCCGCCGTGGAGGCGGCTGGACGGGAGGAGCGACCGGATCTGACGACTttgggggcggcggggcggcgttcTGGCGGCGACCCCGGCGGGAGGGGGCGGTGGGGTCCGGGGTGGGCTCCTGGGACGGTTCCTGGTCGGGGAGGAGGCTGCCGCGTCCGACGGAGATGTCGCCGCCGGTGGCGGACGATGGCGCGAAGGGAGCGAGGAGCAGCGAGGATGCGATCCAAAAGAGAATGGAGGCGAAGACCTGGTAGGTCGAGTCGAGAGAGTAGGCTGCGGCGAGGAGGAGCACGGCTGCAGCGGAGCAGGCGGCGACGTGGGGGAGAGAGCGGGACGCGAGATTCGCATTGCGGGGAGAGGAATTGGCGGCGTCATCGGCGCGAGAGTGGACGACGCGCGCGCGCGGCTGGGAGTCCCAGTCGTCGTCGATGAACTCCAtagccggcggcggcgaggttgAGGCCCGCCGAAGGCGGAGCCGCGGAGGGAAGAGGCGAGATTCGGAGTTTCAGAGCATCTGCTACTCCACAAGACCAAAACCCCCAATTTCCTCACTAAGATCAACAGCCTTTGcgtacgactgctaaaaactgaaaatacagcaacttggccaaaaatattgcTCCAACAACCTTTATATAAGTGGTCCTTT harbors:
- the LOC123408317 gene encoding transcription factor MAMYB; amino-acid sequence: MEFIDDDWDSQPRARVVHSRADDAANSSPRNANLASRSLPHVAACSAAAVLLLAAAYSLDSTYQVFASILFWIASSLLLAPFAPSSATGGDISVGRGSLLPDQEPSQEPTPDPTAPSRRGRRQNAAPPPPKSSDPVAPPVQPPPRRQEAMRAGTAVPDAGEREEEVGEWTDQEMELLRRQMLKHPAGEPQRWEKIAAVFGGRRTPESVIRAAKSGGATAAGGSFEQFLRKRKPLDPRAGTADADTGGNAGGGDGSWSAGEDRALLNALKEFPKDTTMRWEKVASAVPGKTKAGCMKRVTELKRDFRSSKES